A genomic region of Candidatus Limnocylindrales bacterium contains the following coding sequences:
- a CDS encoding branched-chain amino acid ABC transporter permease codes for MNFEQTLQILPQQLVFGFALGSVYGLIALGYTMVYGILFMINFAHGEVFMIGAYLGWGVLTWLLSLKLSFLHPIWVLPLLLGIAMLGSAFVGVTLEFLAYRPLYKRGASRLAPLISAIGASIFLQNAVMLTQGARMKVYSSRLLFPPSWRIQVGGVNISAIVIVITLVSLGIMMGLYYLVHRTTLGRAMRAVAEDREMASSMGIPINRIISLTFLIGSALGGAAGVLIGIYYTQIDFFMGYSAGLKAFTAAVLGGIGNIQGAMIGGLTLGIIESLGVTFLNPAYRDVVTFVVLILTLIFKPTGLLGETLAEWKKI; via the coding sequence TACCATGGTTTATGGGATCCTGTTCATGATCAATTTTGCCCATGGGGAGGTTTTTATGATCGGGGCTTACCTGGGTTGGGGGGTTCTCACCTGGCTTTTGTCCCTAAAGCTATCCTTTCTCCATCCTATTTGGGTTCTCCCCTTGTTGTTAGGAATCGCCATGCTGGGATCTGCGTTTGTTGGAGTAACTCTGGAGTTTTTAGCTTATCGTCCCCTTTATAAACGGGGAGCTTCCCGACTTGCCCCTCTAATCAGTGCCATTGGAGCTTCTATCTTCCTACAAAATGCCGTTATGCTTACCCAGGGAGCCCGCATGAAGGTTTACAGTAGCCGGCTCCTCTTCCCACCCTCCTGGAGAATTCAGGTGGGAGGGGTGAATATATCTGCCATTGTTATCGTTATCACCCTGGTCTCGTTGGGAATCATGATGGGGCTTTATTACCTGGTTCATAGAACCACACTGGGACGTGCTATGCGAGCTGTAGCGGAAGACCGGGAAATGGCAAGCTCTATGGGGATCCCTATCAATCGGATTATCTCCTTGACGTTCTTAATCGGCTCCGCTTTAGGAGGTGCAGCCGGCGTTCTCATCGGCATTTACTATACCCAGATCGATTTCTTTATGGGTTACTCAGCCGGACTTAAAGCCTTTACGGCAGCCGTCCTGGGAGGAATCGGAAATATTCAAGGAGCCATGATAGGAGGACTGACCCTGGGAATTATTGAAAGCCTGGGAGTCACTTTTTTAAATCCAGCTTACCGGGATGTGGTAACCTTTGTGGTTTTGATCCTGACTTTGATCTTTAAACCAACCGGCCTTTTAGGAGAAACCCTGGCCGAGTGGAAAAAAATTTAA